The proteins below are encoded in one region of Romeriopsis navalis LEGE 11480:
- the tyrS gene encoding tyrosine--tRNA ligase — protein sequence MADAFDWLERGIVEIFPDQPTSELPTENLRQKIAADDRPLRIKLGIDPTGSDIHLGHSTLFRKLRAFQDAGHTAVLIIGDFTARIGDPTGKSEVRKQLTEDQVQANAKTYLEQVRPILDFDTPGRLEIRYNSEWLSGLDLTQILQLLGTMTVGQMLAKEGFAERYRQENPIFLHEFLYPLLQGYDSVAVDADVELGGTDQKFNLAVGRDLQRHFGKDPQFGLLMPILNGTDGVQKMSKSLNNYVGLLEDPLSMYSKLEKIPDDLIQQYFELLTNLPLAELPENPREAQKLLGLEIVGQYHGAAAALKAQATAIGLTQRPGQGTATDSVPEFSLAAVEFPAKLFYLVGASGLCKSSSEARRQLQGGAIRLNGEKLTDPNQMIDQPDALYDQVMQMGKKKFVRFVP from the coding sequence ATGGCAGACGCATTTGATTGGTTAGAGCGGGGAATTGTTGAGATTTTTCCAGATCAGCCAACTTCTGAACTCCCGACAGAGAACCTACGACAGAAAATTGCGGCGGACGATCGGCCATTGCGGATTAAGCTCGGGATTGACCCGACCGGCAGTGACATTCATCTGGGTCACAGTACGTTGTTTCGAAAGTTACGCGCGTTTCAAGATGCAGGCCATACGGCGGTTTTGATTATTGGCGATTTTACGGCGCGGATTGGTGATCCGACGGGGAAATCCGAGGTGCGGAAACAGTTAACTGAGGATCAGGTGCAGGCCAATGCGAAGACCTATCTTGAACAAGTTCGCCCGATTCTGGATTTTGACACGCCGGGCCGGTTAGAAATTCGCTATAACTCAGAGTGGCTCTCGGGTTTAGATCTGACACAGATTTTGCAGTTGCTGGGTACGATGACGGTTGGCCAAATGCTGGCCAAGGAAGGCTTTGCCGAGCGCTATCGCCAAGAAAATCCGATTTTCCTGCATGAATTTCTCTATCCCTTGCTGCAGGGTTATGACTCGGTGGCGGTGGATGCCGATGTGGAGTTAGGTGGTACGGACCAGAAATTTAACTTGGCGGTGGGACGTGATTTACAGCGACACTTTGGCAAAGACCCGCAGTTTGGTCTGTTGATGCCCATTCTGAATGGCACCGATGGGGTGCAGAAGATGTCGAAGTCGTTGAATAATTATGTGGGGCTGCTGGAAGACCCGCTTTCGATGTATTCGAAATTGGAAAAGATTCCCGATGATTTAATTCAGCAGTATTTTGAATTGCTGACGAATCTCCCGTTAGCGGAGTTACCGGAGAATCCGCGCGAAGCACAAAAGCTGTTAGGGCTAGAAATTGTCGGTCAGTACCATGGGGCGGCAGCGGCGCTCAAAGCGCAAGCAACCGCAATTGGTTTAACCCAAAGACCGGGTCAGGGCACGGCGACGGACTCCGTTCCCGAATTTTCCCTGGCAGCGGTGGAATTTCCCGCGAAGTTGTTTTATTTGGTCGGGGCCAGCGGCTTGTGTAAAAGCTCATCCGAAGCGCGTCGACAATTACAAGGCGGGGCGATCCGCTTGAACGGTGAAAAGCTGACGGACCCCAATCAGATGATTGATCAGCCGGATGCCCTCTATGACCAAGTCATGCAGATGGGGAAGAAGAAATTTGTACGCTTTGTGCCCTAG